One window from the genome of Cervus elaphus chromosome 8, mCerEla1.1, whole genome shotgun sequence encodes:
- the ADGRB2 gene encoding adhesion G protein-coupled receptor B2 isoform X7 — MTPACPLLLSVILSLRLAAAFDPAPSACSALASGVLYGAFSLQDLFPTIASGCSWTLENPDPTKYSLYLRFNRQEQVCTHFAPRLLPLDHYLVNFTCLRPSPEEAEAQAGSELGRPEEEEKEKEEEEAAGLELCGGSGPFTFLHFDKNFVQLCLSAEPSEAPRLLAPAALAFRFVEVLLINNNNSSQFTCGVLCRWSEECSRAAGRACGFAQPGCSCPGEAGAGPATTTTPPGPPAAHTLSNALVPGGPAPPAEADLHSGSSNDLFTTEMRYGEEPEEEPKVKTQWPRSADEPGLYMAQTVHGVWEEWGSWSLCSRSCGRGSRSRMRTCVPPQHGGKACEGPELQTKLCSMAACPVEGQWLEWGPWGPCSTSCANGTQQRSRKCSVAGPAWATCAGALTDTRECGNLECPATDGKWGPWNAWSLCSKTCDTGWQRRFRMCQATGAQGYPCEGTGEEVKPCSEKRCPAFHEMCRDEYVMLMTWKKAAAGEIIYNKCPPNASGSASRRCLLSAQGVAYWGLPSFARCISHEYRYLYLSLREHLAKGQRMLAGEGMSQVVRSLQELLARRTYYSGDLLFSVDILRNVTDTFKRATYVPSADDVQRFFQVVSFMVDAENKDKWDDAQQVSPGSVHLLRVVEDFIHLVGDALKAFQSSLIVTDNLVISIQREPVSAVSSDITFPMRGRRGMKDWVRYSEDRLFLPKEVLSLSSPGKPAASGAAGSLGRGRGPGTVPPGPGHSHQRLLPADPEDSSSYFVIGAVLYRTLGLILPPPRPPLAVTSRVMTVTVRPPTQPLAEPLITVELSYIINGTTDPHCASWDYSRADASSGDWDTESCQTLETQAAHTRCQCQRLSTFAVLAQPPKDLTLELAGSPSVPLVIGCAVSCMALLTLLAIYAAFWRFIKSERSIILLNFCLSILASNILILVGQSRALSKGVCTMTAAFLHFFFLSSFCWVLTEAWQSYLAVIGRMRTRLVRKRFLCLGWGLPALVVAVSVGFTRTKGYGTSSYCWLSLEGGLLYAFVGPAAVIVLVNMLIGIIVFNKLMARDGISDKSKKQRAGASLWSSCVVLPLLALTWMSAVLAMTDRRSVLFQALFAVFNSAQGFVITAVHCFLRREVQDVVKCQMGVCRADESEDSPDSCKNGQLQILSDFEKDVDLACQTVLFKEVNTCNPSTITGTLSRLSLDEDEEPKSCLVGPEGSLSFSPLPGNILVPMAASPGLGEPPPPQEANPVYMCGEGGLRQLDLTWLRPTEPGSEGDYMVLPRRTLSLQPGGGGGGAEDPPRARPEGTPRRASKSLGHTEAYPSFLSVEHSGLGLGPAYGSLQNPYGMTFQPPPPTPSARQVPEPGERSRTMPRTVPGSTMKLGSLERKKLRYSDLDFEKVMHTRKRHSELYHELNQKFHTFDRYRSQSTAKEKPSPGERPGLSQQRRHQSWSTFKSMTLGSLPPKPRERLALHRAAAWEPTEPPDGDFQTEV; from the exons ATGACCCCAGCCTGTCCCCTCTTACTATCTGTGATTCTGTCCCTGCGCCTGGCCGCCGCCTTCGACCCCGCCCCCAGCGCCTGCTCCGCCCTGGCCTCAGGGGTGCTCTACGGGGCCTTCTCACTGCAGGACCTCTTTCCTACCATCGCCTCGGGCTGCTCCTGGACTCTGGAGAACCCAGACCCGACCAAGTACTCCCTCTACCTGCGCTTCAACCGCCAGGAGCAGGTGTGCACCCACTTTGCCCCTCGCCTGCTGCCCCTGGACCACTACCTGGTCAACTTTACCTGCCTGCGGCCCAGCCCCGAGGAGGCAGAGGCCCAGGCGGGGTCGGAGCTGGGGCGGcccgaggaggaggagaaggagaaggaggaggaggaagccgcGGGTTTGGAGCTCTGCGGTGGCTCTGGCCCCTTCACCTTCCTGCACTTCGACAAGAACTTCGTGCAGCTGTGCCTATCGGCCGAGCCCTCCGAGGCCCCGCGCCTGCTGGCGCCCGCGGCCCTGGCCTTCCGCTTCGTCGAGGTCTTGctcatcaacaacaacaactccaGCCAGTTCACCTGCGGGGTCCTCTGCCGCTGGAGTGAGGAGTGCAGCCGCGCGGCCGGCAGGGCCTGTGGCTTCGCCCAACCGGGCTGCAGCTGCCCCGGTGAGGCAGGGGCCGgccccgccaccaccaccacgccTCCGGGTCCTCCTGCTGCCCACACCCTGTCCAATGCCCTGGTGCCCGGGGGCCCCGCCCCACCTGCCGAGGCTGACTTGCACTCGGGGAGCAGCAATGACTTGTTCACCACGGAGATGAGATATG GTGAGGAGCCGGAAGAGGAACCGAAGGTGAAAACCCAGTGGCCAAGGTCTGCAGATGAGCCTGGGCTGTACATGGCGCAGACAG TGCACGGCGTGTGGGAGGAGTGGGggtcctggagcctgtgctcccgCAGCTGCGGGCGGGGGTCCCGGAGCCGGATGCGGACCTGCGTGCCCCCCCAGCACGGCGGCAAGGCCTGCGAGGGTCCCGAGCTGCAGACTAAGCTCTGCAGTATGGCCGCCTGCCCGG TGGAAGGCCAGTGGCTAGAATGGGGTCCCTGGGGCCCATGTTCCACGTCTTGTGCCAACGGGACCCAGCAGCGCAGCCGGAAGTGCAGCGTGGCGGGCCCAGCCTGGGCCACGTGTGCCGGGGCCCTCACTGACACCCGGGAGTGCGGCAACCTTGAGTGCCCGG CCACAGATGGCAAATGGGGGCCGTGGAACGCGTGGAGCCTGTGTTCCAAGACATGTGACACAGGCTGGCAGCGCCGTTTCCGCATGTGCCAGGCCACGGGTGCTCAGGGCTATCCCTGCGAGGGCACCGGCGAGGAGGTGAAGCCCTGCAGCGAGAAGAGGTGTCCAG CCTTCCATGAGATGTGCAGGGACGAGTATGTGATGCTGATGACGTGGAAGAAGGCGGCCGCTGGCGAGATCATCTACAACAAGTGCCCTCCCAATGCCTCAG GGTCTGCCAGCCGCCGCTGTCTCCTCAGTGCCCAGGGTGTGGCCTACTGGGGGCTGCCCAGCTTTGCCCGCTGCATCTCCCACGAGTACCGCTACCTGTATCTGTCA CTTCGGGAGCACCTGGCCAAGGGGCAGCGCATGCTGGCGGGCGAGGGCATGTCTCAGGTGGTGCGCAGCCTGCAGGAGCTCCTGGCCCGGCGCACCTACTACAGCGGGGACCTGCTTTTCTCCGTGGACATTCTGAGGAACGTCACTGACACCTTCAAGAGAGCCACCTACGTGCCCTCGGCTGACGACGTGCAG CGCTTCTTCCAGGTGGTGAGCTTCATGGTAGATGCAGAGAACAAGGACAAGTGGGATGACGCTCAGCAG GTGTCTCCGGGCTCTGTGCACCTGCTCCGGGTTGTGGAAGACTTCATTCACCTGGTGGGCGATGCTCTCAAGGCCTTCCAGAGCTCTCTGATTGTCACAGATAACCTGG TGATCAGCATTCAGCGAGAGCCCGTCTCCGCTGTTTCCAGCGACATCACGTTCCCCATGCGGGGCCGCCGGGGCATGAAGGACTGGGTGCGGTACTCAGAGGACCGCCTCTTCCTACCCAAGGAGGtgctcagcctctcctccccagggAAGCCGGCTGCATCTGGGGCAGCAGGCAGCCTGGGCAGAGGGAGAGGCCCAGGAACCGTGCCCCCTGGCCCTGGCCACTCCCACCAGCGCCTCCTCCCGGCAGACCCCGAGGATTCCTCCTCCTACTTTGTGATTGGTGCTGTTCTCTACCGCACCCTGGGCCTCATCTTGCCACCGCCCAG GCCCCCGCTGGCTGTCACATCCAGGGTGATGACAGTGACCGTGAGGCCTCCCACCCAGCCACTAGCTGAGCCCCTCATCACAGTGGAGCTCTCCTACATCATCAAT GGCACCACAGATCCCCACTGTGCCAGCTGGGACTACTCCAGAGC AGATGCCAGCTCAGGGGACTGGGACACCGAGAGCTGCCAGACGCTGGAGACGCAGGCAGCCCACACCCGCTGCCAGTGCCAGCGCCTGTCCACCTTCGCCGTGCTGGCCCAGCCGCCCAAGGACCTG ACCCTGGAGCTGGCGGGCTCCCCCTCGGTCCCCCTTGTGATCGGCTGTGCCGTGTCCTGCATGGCACTGCTCACCCTGCTTGCCATCTACGCCGCCTTCTGGAG GTTCATAAAGTCGGAGCGCTCCATCATCTTGCTGAACTTCTGCCTATCCATCCTGGCGTCCAACATCCTGATCCTTGTGGGCCAGTCGCGGGCGCTGAGCAAG GGTGTGTGCACCATGACCGCCGCCTTCCTGCACTTCTTCTTTCTGTCGTCCTTCTGCTGGGTGCTCACTGAGGCCTGGCAGTCCTACCTGGCTGTCATTGGGCGGATGCGCACCCGCCTTGTCCGCAAGCGCTTCCTCTGCCTGGGCTGGG GTCTGCCTGCCCTGGTGGTGGCCGTGTCCGTCGGCTTTACCCGCACCAAAGGATACGGTACATCCAGCTA CTGCTGGCTTTCTCTGGAGGGTGGCCTGCTTTATGCCTTCGTGGGCCCGGCAGCTGTCATTGTCCTG GTGAATATGCTCATCGGAATCATCGTCTTCAACAAGCTCATGGCTCGCGATGGCATCTCAGACAAGTCCAAGAAGCAGAGGGCCGG GGCCTCGCTCTGGAGCTCCTGCGTGGTGCTGCCCCTGCTGGCGCTCACCTGGATGTCCGCCGTCCTGGCCATGACAGACCGCCGCTCCGTCCTCTTCCAGGCCCTGTTCGCGGTCTTCAACTCTGCACAGGGCTTTGTCATCACGGCCGTCCACTGCTTCCTACGCCGAGAG GTCCAGGACGTGGTGAAGTGCCAGATGGGCGTGTGCCGGGCCGATGAGAGTGAAGACTCCCCCGACTCGTGTAAGAACGGGCAGCTGCAGATCCTG TCAGACTTTGAAAAAGATGTGGATCTGGCTTGTCAGACAG TGCTGTTCAAGGAGGTCAACACTTGCAACCCATCCACCATCACGGGCACGCTGTCCCGCTTGTCTCTGGATGAGGACGAGGAGCCCAAGTCCTGCCTCGTGGGCCCTGAGGGCAGCCTCAGCTTCTCACCACTACCTGGCAACATCCTGGTGCCCATGGCAGCCTcgccagggctgggggagccacCGCCCCCCCAGGAGGCCAACCCCGTGTACATGTGCGGTGAGGGTGGCCTGCGGCAGCTGGACCTCACGTGGCTGCGGCCGACCGAGCCGGGCTCCGAGGGGGACTACATGGTGCTGCCCCGGAGGACTCTGAGCCTGCAGCCTGGCGGCGGGGGTGGAGGTGCCGAGGATCCCCCTCGGGCCCGGCCTGAGGGCACGCCCCGCCGGGCCTCCAAGTCCCTGGGCCACACCGAAGCCTACCCCAGCTTCCTCTCTGTGGAACACTcgggcctggggctgggccctGCCTATGGGTCTCTACAGAACCCCTACGGGATGACCTTCCAACCGCCGCCGCCAACACCCAGCGCCCGCCAGGTGCCGGAGCCGGGGGAGCGCAGCCGGACCATGCCCCGAACTGTACCCGGCTCCACCATGAAGCTGGGCTCCCTGGAG CGAAAGAAGTTACGGTATTCAGACCTGGACTTTGAG AAGGTGATGCACACCCGGAAACGGCACTCAGAACTCTACCACGAGCTCAACCAGAAGTTCCACACTTTCGACCGCTACCGTAGCCAGTCCACGGCCAAG GAGAAGCCCAGTCCAGGGGAGCGTCCCGGCTTGTCCCAACAGCGGCGACATCAGAGCTGGAGCACCTTCAAGTCTATGACGCTGGGCTCGCTGCCCCCCAAGCCCCGAGAGCGGCTGGCCCTACACCGGGCAGCAGCCTGGGAACCCACAGAACCACCGGATGGCGACTTCCAGACGGAGGTGTGA
- the ADGRB2 gene encoding adhesion G protein-coupled receptor B2 isoform X4: MTPACPLLLSVILSLRLAAAFDPAPSACSALASGVLYGAFSLQDLFPTIASGCSWTLENPDPTKYSLYLRFNRQEQVCTHFAPRLLPLDHYLVNFTCLRPSPEEAEAQAGSELGRPEEEEKEKEEEEAAGLELCGGSGPFTFLHFDKNFVQLCLSAEPSEAPRLLAPAALAFRFVEVLLINNNNSSQFTCGVLCRWSEECSRAAGRACGFAQPGCSCPGEAGAGPATTTTPPGPPAAHTLSNALVPGGPAPPAEADLHSGSSNDLFTTEMRYGEEPEEEPKVKTQWPRSADEPGLYMAQTGDPAAEEWSPWSVCSLTCGQGLQVRTRSCVSSPYGTLCSGPLRETRPCNNSATCPVHGVWEEWGSWSLCSRSCGRGSRSRMRTCVPPQHGGKACEGPELQTKLCSMAACPVEGQWLEWGPWGPCSTSCANGTQQRSRKCSVAGPAWATCAGALTDTRECGNLECPATDGKWGPWNAWSLCSKTCDTGWQRRFRMCQATGAQGYPCEGTGEEVKPCSEKRCPAFHEMCRDEYVMLMTWKKAAAGEIIYNKCPPNASGSASRRCLLSAQGVAYWGLPSFARCISHEYRYLYLSLREHLAKGQRMLAGEGMSQVVRSLQELLARRTYYSGDLLFSVDILRNVTDTFKRATYVPSADDVQRFFQVVSFMVDAENKDKWDDAQQVSPGSVHLLRVVEDFIHLVGDALKAFQSSLIVTDNLVISIQREPVSAVSSDITFPMRGRRGMKDWVRYSEDRLFLPKEVLSLSSPGKPAASGAAGSLGRGRGPGTVPPGPGHSHQRLLPADPEDSSSYFVIGAVLYRTLGLILPPPRPPLAVTSRVMTVTVRPPTQPLAEPLITVELSYIINGTTDPHCASWDYSRADASSGDWDTESCQTLETQAAHTRCQCQRLSTFAVLAQPPKDLTLELAGSPSVPLVIGCAVSCMALLTLLAIYAAFWRFIKSERSIILLNFCLSILASNILILVGQSRALSKGLPALVVAVSVGFTRTKGYGTSSYCWLSLEGGLLYAFVGPAAVIVLVNMLIGIIVFNKLMARDGISDKSKKQRAGSERCPWASLLLPCSACGAVPSPLLSSASARNAMASLWSSCVVLPLLALTWMSAVLAMTDRRSVLFQALFAVFNSAQGFVITAVHCFLRREVQDVVKCQMGVCRADESEDSPDSCKNGQLQILSDFEKDVDLACQTVLFKEVNTCNPSTITGTLSRLSLDEDEEPKSCLVGPEGSLSFSPLPGNILVPMAASPGLGEPPPPQEANPVYMCGEGGLRQLDLTWLRPTEPGSEGDYMVLPRRTLSLQPGGGGGGAEDPPRARPEGTPRRASKSLGHTEAYPSFLSVEHSGLGLGPAYGSLQNPYGMTFQPPPPTPSARQVPEPGERSRTMPRTVPGSTMKLGSLERKKLRYSDLDFEKVMHTRKRHSELYHELNQKFHTFDRYRSQSTAKEKPSPGERPGLSQQRRHQSWSTFKSMTLGSLPPKPRERLALHRAAAWEPTEPPDGDFQTEV; this comes from the exons ATGACCCCAGCCTGTCCCCTCTTACTATCTGTGATTCTGTCCCTGCGCCTGGCCGCCGCCTTCGACCCCGCCCCCAGCGCCTGCTCCGCCCTGGCCTCAGGGGTGCTCTACGGGGCCTTCTCACTGCAGGACCTCTTTCCTACCATCGCCTCGGGCTGCTCCTGGACTCTGGAGAACCCAGACCCGACCAAGTACTCCCTCTACCTGCGCTTCAACCGCCAGGAGCAGGTGTGCACCCACTTTGCCCCTCGCCTGCTGCCCCTGGACCACTACCTGGTCAACTTTACCTGCCTGCGGCCCAGCCCCGAGGAGGCAGAGGCCCAGGCGGGGTCGGAGCTGGGGCGGcccgaggaggaggagaaggagaaggaggaggaggaagccgcGGGTTTGGAGCTCTGCGGTGGCTCTGGCCCCTTCACCTTCCTGCACTTCGACAAGAACTTCGTGCAGCTGTGCCTATCGGCCGAGCCCTCCGAGGCCCCGCGCCTGCTGGCGCCCGCGGCCCTGGCCTTCCGCTTCGTCGAGGTCTTGctcatcaacaacaacaactccaGCCAGTTCACCTGCGGGGTCCTCTGCCGCTGGAGTGAGGAGTGCAGCCGCGCGGCCGGCAGGGCCTGTGGCTTCGCCCAACCGGGCTGCAGCTGCCCCGGTGAGGCAGGGGCCGgccccgccaccaccaccacgccTCCGGGTCCTCCTGCTGCCCACACCCTGTCCAATGCCCTGGTGCCCGGGGGCCCCGCCCCACCTGCCGAGGCTGACTTGCACTCGGGGAGCAGCAATGACTTGTTCACCACGGAGATGAGATATG GTGAGGAGCCGGAAGAGGAACCGAAGGTGAAAACCCAGTGGCCAAGGTCTGCAGATGAGCCTGGGCTGTACATGGCGCAGACAG GCGACCCGGCAGCTGAGGAGTGGTCCCCGTGGAGCGTGTGTTCCCTGACGTGTGGGCAGGGCCTGCAGGTGCGGACCCGCTCCTGCGTGTCCTCCCCCTATGGGACCCTGTGCAGCGGGCCCCTGCGGGAGACCCGGCCCTGCAACAATTCAGCCACCTGCCCAG TGCACGGCGTGTGGGAGGAGTGGGggtcctggagcctgtgctcccgCAGCTGCGGGCGGGGGTCCCGGAGCCGGATGCGGACCTGCGTGCCCCCCCAGCACGGCGGCAAGGCCTGCGAGGGTCCCGAGCTGCAGACTAAGCTCTGCAGTATGGCCGCCTGCCCGG TGGAAGGCCAGTGGCTAGAATGGGGTCCCTGGGGCCCATGTTCCACGTCTTGTGCCAACGGGACCCAGCAGCGCAGCCGGAAGTGCAGCGTGGCGGGCCCAGCCTGGGCCACGTGTGCCGGGGCCCTCACTGACACCCGGGAGTGCGGCAACCTTGAGTGCCCGG CCACAGATGGCAAATGGGGGCCGTGGAACGCGTGGAGCCTGTGTTCCAAGACATGTGACACAGGCTGGCAGCGCCGTTTCCGCATGTGCCAGGCCACGGGTGCTCAGGGCTATCCCTGCGAGGGCACCGGCGAGGAGGTGAAGCCCTGCAGCGAGAAGAGGTGTCCAG CCTTCCATGAGATGTGCAGGGACGAGTATGTGATGCTGATGACGTGGAAGAAGGCGGCCGCTGGCGAGATCATCTACAACAAGTGCCCTCCCAATGCCTCAG GGTCTGCCAGCCGCCGCTGTCTCCTCAGTGCCCAGGGTGTGGCCTACTGGGGGCTGCCCAGCTTTGCCCGCTGCATCTCCCACGAGTACCGCTACCTGTATCTGTCA CTTCGGGAGCACCTGGCCAAGGGGCAGCGCATGCTGGCGGGCGAGGGCATGTCTCAGGTGGTGCGCAGCCTGCAGGAGCTCCTGGCCCGGCGCACCTACTACAGCGGGGACCTGCTTTTCTCCGTGGACATTCTGAGGAACGTCACTGACACCTTCAAGAGAGCCACCTACGTGCCCTCGGCTGACGACGTGCAG CGCTTCTTCCAGGTGGTGAGCTTCATGGTAGATGCAGAGAACAAGGACAAGTGGGATGACGCTCAGCAG GTGTCTCCGGGCTCTGTGCACCTGCTCCGGGTTGTGGAAGACTTCATTCACCTGGTGGGCGATGCTCTCAAGGCCTTCCAGAGCTCTCTGATTGTCACAGATAACCTGG TGATCAGCATTCAGCGAGAGCCCGTCTCCGCTGTTTCCAGCGACATCACGTTCCCCATGCGGGGCCGCCGGGGCATGAAGGACTGGGTGCGGTACTCAGAGGACCGCCTCTTCCTACCCAAGGAGGtgctcagcctctcctccccagggAAGCCGGCTGCATCTGGGGCAGCAGGCAGCCTGGGCAGAGGGAGAGGCCCAGGAACCGTGCCCCCTGGCCCTGGCCACTCCCACCAGCGCCTCCTCCCGGCAGACCCCGAGGATTCCTCCTCCTACTTTGTGATTGGTGCTGTTCTCTACCGCACCCTGGGCCTCATCTTGCCACCGCCCAG GCCCCCGCTGGCTGTCACATCCAGGGTGATGACAGTGACCGTGAGGCCTCCCACCCAGCCACTAGCTGAGCCCCTCATCACAGTGGAGCTCTCCTACATCATCAAT GGCACCACAGATCCCCACTGTGCCAGCTGGGACTACTCCAGAGC AGATGCCAGCTCAGGGGACTGGGACACCGAGAGCTGCCAGACGCTGGAGACGCAGGCAGCCCACACCCGCTGCCAGTGCCAGCGCCTGTCCACCTTCGCCGTGCTGGCCCAGCCGCCCAAGGACCTG ACCCTGGAGCTGGCGGGCTCCCCCTCGGTCCCCCTTGTGATCGGCTGTGCCGTGTCCTGCATGGCACTGCTCACCCTGCTTGCCATCTACGCCGCCTTCTGGAG GTTCATAAAGTCGGAGCGCTCCATCATCTTGCTGAACTTCTGCCTATCCATCCTGGCGTCCAACATCCTGATCCTTGTGGGCCAGTCGCGGGCGCTGAGCAAG GGTCTGCCTGCCCTGGTGGTGGCCGTGTCCGTCGGCTTTACCCGCACCAAAGGATACGGTACATCCAGCTA CTGCTGGCTTTCTCTGGAGGGTGGCCTGCTTTATGCCTTCGTGGGCCCGGCAGCTGTCATTGTCCTG GTGAATATGCTCATCGGAATCATCGTCTTCAACAAGCTCATGGCTCGCGATGGCATCTCAGACAAGTCCAAGAAGCAGAGGGCCGG GTCGGAGCGGTGCCCCTGGGCCAGCCTGCTCCTCCCCTGCTCAGCGTGTGGAGCGGTCCCCAGCCCCCTGCTCAGCTCAGCCTCGGCCAGGAATGCCAT GGCCTCGCTCTGGAGCTCCTGCGTGGTGCTGCCCCTGCTGGCGCTCACCTGGATGTCCGCCGTCCTGGCCATGACAGACCGCCGCTCCGTCCTCTTCCAGGCCCTGTTCGCGGTCTTCAACTCTGCACAGGGCTTTGTCATCACGGCCGTCCACTGCTTCCTACGCCGAGAG GTCCAGGACGTGGTGAAGTGCCAGATGGGCGTGTGCCGGGCCGATGAGAGTGAAGACTCCCCCGACTCGTGTAAGAACGGGCAGCTGCAGATCCTG TCAGACTTTGAAAAAGATGTGGATCTGGCTTGTCAGACAG TGCTGTTCAAGGAGGTCAACACTTGCAACCCATCCACCATCACGGGCACGCTGTCCCGCTTGTCTCTGGATGAGGACGAGGAGCCCAAGTCCTGCCTCGTGGGCCCTGAGGGCAGCCTCAGCTTCTCACCACTACCTGGCAACATCCTGGTGCCCATGGCAGCCTcgccagggctgggggagccacCGCCCCCCCAGGAGGCCAACCCCGTGTACATGTGCGGTGAGGGTGGCCTGCGGCAGCTGGACCTCACGTGGCTGCGGCCGACCGAGCCGGGCTCCGAGGGGGACTACATGGTGCTGCCCCGGAGGACTCTGAGCCTGCAGCCTGGCGGCGGGGGTGGAGGTGCCGAGGATCCCCCTCGGGCCCGGCCTGAGGGCACGCCCCGCCGGGCCTCCAAGTCCCTGGGCCACACCGAAGCCTACCCCAGCTTCCTCTCTGTGGAACACTcgggcctggggctgggccctGCCTATGGGTCTCTACAGAACCCCTACGGGATGACCTTCCAACCGCCGCCGCCAACACCCAGCGCCCGCCAGGTGCCGGAGCCGGGGGAGCGCAGCCGGACCATGCCCCGAACTGTACCCGGCTCCACCATGAAGCTGGGCTCCCTGGAG CGAAAGAAGTTACGGTATTCAGACCTGGACTTTGAG AAGGTGATGCACACCCGGAAACGGCACTCAGAACTCTACCACGAGCTCAACCAGAAGTTCCACACTTTCGACCGCTACCGTAGCCAGTCCACGGCCAAG GAGAAGCCCAGTCCAGGGGAGCGTCCCGGCTTGTCCCAACAGCGGCGACATCAGAGCTGGAGCACCTTCAAGTCTATGACGCTGGGCTCGCTGCCCCCCAAGCCCCGAGAGCGGCTGGCCCTACACCGGGCAGCAGCCTGGGAACCCACAGAACCACCGGATGGCGACTTCCAGACGGAGGTGTGA